In Oryza sativa Japonica Group chromosome 11, ASM3414082v1, the following are encoded in one genomic region:
- the LOC4349712 gene encoding protein ZINC INDUCED FACILITATOR-LIKE 1 isoform X1: protein MAAGDAATPLLVLETAYQYHEGCPACAVERSKAVNPGIPYMRFFHIWIIILVSYKRLACCKKSRGHWILCRFCRFVFNTLFGLSTHYWMAITTRFLIGSLNGLLGPIRAYAVEVCRPEHQSIGLSLVSTSWAIGLIVGPAIGGYLAQPSEKYPILFPANSLFGRFPYFLPCLCISIFCFVILISCIWLPETLHKHATERNGDCKIGSLSTHLVDSEEFVKQHTGPAKDKSLFKNWPLMSSIVLFCIVSFDDMAYTEIFSLWSESDKQFGGLNFSSEDVGQVLAITGASILIYQTFIYPHIVKVLGIINTSRVAVILSMAILCSYPPMTYLSRPWLSIVVNIASMLKNNFVVTINTCSFILQNNSVPQHQRATANGLATTLMSFFKAFAPAGAGILFSWAQKRQHAFFFPGDQMVFFILIIIEFLELIWTFKPFLAVP from the exons ATGGCTGCAGGCGACGCTGCGACGCCATTGCTGGTGCTGGAGACGGCGTACCAATACCATGAGGGCTGCCCCGCCTGCGCCGTGGAGCGCAGCAAGGCGGTCAACCCGGGCATCCCCTACATGCGCTTCTTCCACATCTGGATCATCATCCTCGTCTCAT ATAAGAGACTTGCATGTTGCAAAAAGAGTAGAGGACATTGGATTCTATGCAGGTTTTGTAG ATTTGTATTCAATACTCTCTTTGGACTAAGTACACACTATTGGATGGCGATAACTACACGATTTCTTATAGGTTCATTGAATGGCTTACTTGGACCAATAAGA GCTTATGCCGTTGAAGTTTGTCGACCAGAGCATCAATCCATTGGATTGTCATTG gTTAGCACATCATGGGCAATAGGTCTCATTGTTGGGCCAGCTATCGGTGGATATCTTGCACAG CCATCAGAAAAATATCCAATTCTATTTCCAGCAAACTCATTATTTGGAAG GTTCCCATATTTTCTACCTTGTTTATGTATATCGATCTTCTGCTTCGTTATTCTCATAAGTTGCATTTGGCTCCCG GAAACACTACATAAACATGCAACAGAAAGAAATGGAGATTGTAAAATTGGATCTTTGAGTACACATTTGGTTGACTCCGAAGAGTTTGTCAAGCAACACACTGGACCAGCTAAAGATAAGAGCTTATTTAAAAATTGGCCATTAATGTCATCTATTGTTCTCTTCTGCATTGTCTCCTTTGATGACATGGCTTACACAGAG ATATTTTCTCTATGGTCTGAAAGTGACAAACAATTTGGCGGACTAAATTTCTCGTCTGAGGATGTTGGTCAAGTTCTTGCAATTACAG GTGCTAGCATACTTATATACCAGACATTTATCTACCCACATATTGTGAAAGTTCTAGGAATAATCAACACTTCTCGGGTTGCAGTA ATTCTTTCTATGGCAATTCTTTGTAGTTATCCTCCTATGACATATCTCTCAAGACCTTGGTTGTCCATAGTAGTAAATATTGCATCGATGCTTAAAAATAACTTTGTG GTTACTATCAATACATGCTCTTTCATTCTTCAGAACAACTCTGTG CCCCAGCATCAAAGAGCAACCGCAAATGGCTTAGCCACCACTTTAATGTCCTTCTTCAAGGCATTTGCTCCAGCAGGAGCAGGCATTct GTTTTCGTGGGCACAAAAACGCCAACATGCATTTTTCTTTCCAG GTGACCAAATGGTGTTCTTCATTTTGattattattgaatttttggAACTCATTTGGACCTTCAAACCATTTCTGGCCGTGCCATAG
- the LOC4349712 gene encoding protein ZINC INDUCED FACILITATOR-LIKE 1 isoform X2 gives MFANIIVISLLILHDKRLACCKKSRGHWILCRFCRFVFNTLFGLSTHYWMAITTRFLIGSLNGLLGPIRAYAVEVCRPEHQSIGLSLVSTSWAIGLIVGPAIGGYLAQPSEKYPILFPANSLFGRFPYFLPCLCISIFCFVILISCIWLPETLHKHATERNGDCKIGSLSTHLVDSEEFVKQHTGPAKDKSLFKNWPLMSSIVLFCIVSFDDMAYTEIFSLWSESDKQFGGLNFSSEDVGQVLAITGASILIYQTFIYPHIVKVLGIINTSRVAVILSMAILCSYPPMTYLSRPWLSIVVNIASMLKNNFVVTINTCSFILQNNSVPQHQRATANGLATTLMSFFKAFAPAGAGILFSWAQKRQHAFFFPGDQMVFFILIIIEFLELIWTFKPFLAVP, from the exons AT GTTTGCCAATATCATCGTTATTTCCCTTCTTATACTTCATG ATAAGAGACTTGCATGTTGCAAAAAGAGTAGAGGACATTGGATTCTATGCAGGTTTTGTAG ATTTGTATTCAATACTCTCTTTGGACTAAGTACACACTATTGGATGGCGATAACTACACGATTTCTTATAGGTTCATTGAATGGCTTACTTGGACCAATAAGA GCTTATGCCGTTGAAGTTTGTCGACCAGAGCATCAATCCATTGGATTGTCATTG gTTAGCACATCATGGGCAATAGGTCTCATTGTTGGGCCAGCTATCGGTGGATATCTTGCACAG CCATCAGAAAAATATCCAATTCTATTTCCAGCAAACTCATTATTTGGAAG GTTCCCATATTTTCTACCTTGTTTATGTATATCGATCTTCTGCTTCGTTATTCTCATAAGTTGCATTTGGCTCCCG GAAACACTACATAAACATGCAACAGAAAGAAATGGAGATTGTAAAATTGGATCTTTGAGTACACATTTGGTTGACTCCGAAGAGTTTGTCAAGCAACACACTGGACCAGCTAAAGATAAGAGCTTATTTAAAAATTGGCCATTAATGTCATCTATTGTTCTCTTCTGCATTGTCTCCTTTGATGACATGGCTTACACAGAG ATATTTTCTCTATGGTCTGAAAGTGACAAACAATTTGGCGGACTAAATTTCTCGTCTGAGGATGTTGGTCAAGTTCTTGCAATTACAG GTGCTAGCATACTTATATACCAGACATTTATCTACCCACATATTGTGAAAGTTCTAGGAATAATCAACACTTCTCGGGTTGCAGTA ATTCTTTCTATGGCAATTCTTTGTAGTTATCCTCCTATGACATATCTCTCAAGACCTTGGTTGTCCATAGTAGTAAATATTGCATCGATGCTTAAAAATAACTTTGTG GTTACTATCAATACATGCTCTTTCATTCTTCAGAACAACTCTGTG CCCCAGCATCAAAGAGCAACCGCAAATGGCTTAGCCACCACTTTAATGTCCTTCTTCAAGGCATTTGCTCCAGCAGGAGCAGGCATTct GTTTTCGTGGGCACAAAAACGCCAACATGCATTTTTCTTTCCAG GTGACCAAATGGTGTTCTTCATTTTGattattattgaatttttggAACTCATTTGGACCTTCAAACCATTTCTGGCCGTGCCATAG
- the LOC4349712 gene encoding protein ZINC INDUCED FACILITATOR-LIKE 1 isoform X5 has product MAAGDAATPLLVLETAYQYHEGCPACAVERSKAVNPGIPYMRFFHIWIIILVSCLPISSLFPFLYFMIRDLHVAKRVEDIGFYAGFVGASYMFGRALTSTAWGMVADRIGRKPVIIFGIFSAFVFNTLFGLSTHYWMAITTRFLIGSLNGLLGPIRAYAVEVCRPEHQSIGLSLVSTSWAIGLIVGPAIGGYLAQPSEKYPILFPANSLFGRFPYFLPCLCISIFCFVILISCIWLPETLHKHATERNGDCKIGSLSTHLVDSEEFVKQHTGPAKDKSLFKNWPLMSSIVLFCIVSFDDMAYTEIFSLWSESDKQFGGLNFSSEDVGQVLAITGASILIYQTFIYPHIVKVLGIINTSRVAVILSMAILCSYPPMTYLSRPWLSIVVNIASMLKNNFVVTINTCSFILQNNSVPQHQRATANGLATTLMSFFKAFAPAGAGILFSWAQKRQHAFFFPGDQMVFFILIIIEFLELIWTFKPFLAVP; this is encoded by the exons ATGGCTGCAGGCGACGCTGCGACGCCATTGCTGGTGCTGGAGACGGCGTACCAATACCATGAGGGCTGCCCCGCCTGCGCCGTGGAGCGCAGCAAGGCGGTCAACCCGGGCATCCCCTACATGCGCTTCTTCCACATCTGGATCATCATCCTCGTCTCAT GTTTGCCAATATCATCGTTATTTCCCTTCTTATACTTCATG ATAAGAGACTTGCATGTTGCAAAAAGAGTAGAGGACATTGGATTCTATGCAGGTTTTGTAG GTGCGTCATATATGTTTGGTAGAGCTTTAACTTCCACTGCTTGGGGGATGGTAGCAGATCGTATTGGGAGGAAGCCTGTTAtcatttttggaattttttcagC ATTTGTATTCAATACTCTCTTTGGACTAAGTACACACTATTGGATGGCGATAACTACACGATTTCTTATAGGTTCATTGAATGGCTTACTTGGACCAATAAGA GCTTATGCCGTTGAAGTTTGTCGACCAGAGCATCAATCCATTGGATTGTCATTG gTTAGCACATCATGGGCAATAGGTCTCATTGTTGGGCCAGCTATCGGTGGATATCTTGCACAG CCATCAGAAAAATATCCAATTCTATTTCCAGCAAACTCATTATTTGGAAG GTTCCCATATTTTCTACCTTGTTTATGTATATCGATCTTCTGCTTCGTTATTCTCATAAGTTGCATTTGGCTCCCG GAAACACTACATAAACATGCAACAGAAAGAAATGGAGATTGTAAAATTGGATCTTTGAGTACACATTTGGTTGACTCCGAAGAGTTTGTCAAGCAACACACTGGACCAGCTAAAGATAAGAGCTTATTTAAAAATTGGCCATTAATGTCATCTATTGTTCTCTTCTGCATTGTCTCCTTTGATGACATGGCTTACACAGAG ATATTTTCTCTATGGTCTGAAAGTGACAAACAATTTGGCGGACTAAATTTCTCGTCTGAGGATGTTGGTCAAGTTCTTGCAATTACAG GTGCTAGCATACTTATATACCAGACATTTATCTACCCACATATTGTGAAAGTTCTAGGAATAATCAACACTTCTCGGGTTGCAGTA ATTCTTTCTATGGCAATTCTTTGTAGTTATCCTCCTATGACATATCTCTCAAGACCTTGGTTGTCCATAGTAGTAAATATTGCATCGATGCTTAAAAATAACTTTGTG GTTACTATCAATACATGCTCTTTCATTCTTCAGAACAACTCTGTG CCCCAGCATCAAAGAGCAACCGCAAATGGCTTAGCCACCACTTTAATGTCCTTCTTCAAGGCATTTGCTCCAGCAGGAGCAGGCATTct GTTTTCGTGGGCACAAAAACGCCAACATGCATTTTTCTTTCCAG GTGACCAAATGGTGTTCTTCATTTTGattattattgaatttttggAACTCATTTGGACCTTCAAACCATTTCTGGCCGTGCCATAG
- the LOC4349712 gene encoding protein ZINC INDUCED FACILITATOR-LIKE 1 isoform X3: MAAGDAATPLLVLETAYQYHEGCPACAVERSKAVNPGIPYMRFFHIWIIILVSYKRLACCKKSRGHWILCRFCRFVFNTLFGLSTHYWMAITTRFLIGSLNGLLGPIRAYAVEVCRPEHQSIGLSLVSTSWAIGLIVGPAIGGYLAQETLHKHATERNGDCKIGSLSTHLVDSEEFVKQHTGPAKDKSLFKNWPLMSSIVLFCIVSFDDMAYTEIFSLWSESDKQFGGLNFSSEDVGQVLAITGASILIYQTFIYPHIVKVLGIINTSRVAVILSMAILCSYPPMTYLSRPWLSIVVNIASMLKNNFVVTINTCSFILQNNSVPQHQRATANGLATTLMSFFKAFAPAGAGILFSWAQKRQHAFFFPGDQMVFFILIIIEFLELIWTFKPFLAVP; this comes from the exons ATGGCTGCAGGCGACGCTGCGACGCCATTGCTGGTGCTGGAGACGGCGTACCAATACCATGAGGGCTGCCCCGCCTGCGCCGTGGAGCGCAGCAAGGCGGTCAACCCGGGCATCCCCTACATGCGCTTCTTCCACATCTGGATCATCATCCTCGTCTCAT ATAAGAGACTTGCATGTTGCAAAAAGAGTAGAGGACATTGGATTCTATGCAGGTTTTGTAG ATTTGTATTCAATACTCTCTTTGGACTAAGTACACACTATTGGATGGCGATAACTACACGATTTCTTATAGGTTCATTGAATGGCTTACTTGGACCAATAAGA GCTTATGCCGTTGAAGTTTGTCGACCAGAGCATCAATCCATTGGATTGTCATTG gTTAGCACATCATGGGCAATAGGTCTCATTGTTGGGCCAGCTATCGGTGGATATCTTGCACAG GAAACACTACATAAACATGCAACAGAAAGAAATGGAGATTGTAAAATTGGATCTTTGAGTACACATTTGGTTGACTCCGAAGAGTTTGTCAAGCAACACACTGGACCAGCTAAAGATAAGAGCTTATTTAAAAATTGGCCATTAATGTCATCTATTGTTCTCTTCTGCATTGTCTCCTTTGATGACATGGCTTACACAGAG ATATTTTCTCTATGGTCTGAAAGTGACAAACAATTTGGCGGACTAAATTTCTCGTCTGAGGATGTTGGTCAAGTTCTTGCAATTACAG GTGCTAGCATACTTATATACCAGACATTTATCTACCCACATATTGTGAAAGTTCTAGGAATAATCAACACTTCTCGGGTTGCAGTA ATTCTTTCTATGGCAATTCTTTGTAGTTATCCTCCTATGACATATCTCTCAAGACCTTGGTTGTCCATAGTAGTAAATATTGCATCGATGCTTAAAAATAACTTTGTG GTTACTATCAATACATGCTCTTTCATTCTTCAGAACAACTCTGTG CCCCAGCATCAAAGAGCAACCGCAAATGGCTTAGCCACCACTTTAATGTCCTTCTTCAAGGCATTTGCTCCAGCAGGAGCAGGCATTct GTTTTCGTGGGCACAAAAACGCCAACATGCATTTTTCTTTCCAG GTGACCAAATGGTGTTCTTCATTTTGattattattgaatttttggAACTCATTTGGACCTTCAAACCATTTCTGGCCGTGCCATAG
- the LOC4349712 gene encoding protein ZINC INDUCED FACILITATOR-LIKE 1 isoform X4: MAAGDAATPLLVLETAYQYHEGCPACAVERSKAVNPGIPYMRFFHIWIIILVSYKRLACCKKSRGHWILCRFCRFVFNTLFGLSTHYWMAITTRFLIGSLNGLLGPIRAYAVEVCRPEHQSIGLSLVSTSWAIGLIVGPAIGGYLAQPSEKYPILFPANSLFGRFPYFLPCLCISIFCFVILISCIWLPETLHKHATERNGDCKIGSLSTHLVDSEEFVKQHTGPAKDKSLFKNWPLMSSIVLFCIVSFDDMAYTEIFSLWSESDKQFGGLNFSSEDVGQVLAITGASILIYQTFIYPHIVKVLGIINTSRVAVILSMAILCSYPPMTYLSRPWLSIVVNIASMLKNNFVVTINTCSFILQNNSVPQHQRATANGLATTLMSFFKAFAPAGAGIL, translated from the exons ATGGCTGCAGGCGACGCTGCGACGCCATTGCTGGTGCTGGAGACGGCGTACCAATACCATGAGGGCTGCCCCGCCTGCGCCGTGGAGCGCAGCAAGGCGGTCAACCCGGGCATCCCCTACATGCGCTTCTTCCACATCTGGATCATCATCCTCGTCTCAT ATAAGAGACTTGCATGTTGCAAAAAGAGTAGAGGACATTGGATTCTATGCAGGTTTTGTAG ATTTGTATTCAATACTCTCTTTGGACTAAGTACACACTATTGGATGGCGATAACTACACGATTTCTTATAGGTTCATTGAATGGCTTACTTGGACCAATAAGA GCTTATGCCGTTGAAGTTTGTCGACCAGAGCATCAATCCATTGGATTGTCATTG gTTAGCACATCATGGGCAATAGGTCTCATTGTTGGGCCAGCTATCGGTGGATATCTTGCACAG CCATCAGAAAAATATCCAATTCTATTTCCAGCAAACTCATTATTTGGAAG GTTCCCATATTTTCTACCTTGTTTATGTATATCGATCTTCTGCTTCGTTATTCTCATAAGTTGCATTTGGCTCCCG GAAACACTACATAAACATGCAACAGAAAGAAATGGAGATTGTAAAATTGGATCTTTGAGTACACATTTGGTTGACTCCGAAGAGTTTGTCAAGCAACACACTGGACCAGCTAAAGATAAGAGCTTATTTAAAAATTGGCCATTAATGTCATCTATTGTTCTCTTCTGCATTGTCTCCTTTGATGACATGGCTTACACAGAG ATATTTTCTCTATGGTCTGAAAGTGACAAACAATTTGGCGGACTAAATTTCTCGTCTGAGGATGTTGGTCAAGTTCTTGCAATTACAG GTGCTAGCATACTTATATACCAGACATTTATCTACCCACATATTGTGAAAGTTCTAGGAATAATCAACACTTCTCGGGTTGCAGTA ATTCTTTCTATGGCAATTCTTTGTAGTTATCCTCCTATGACATATCTCTCAAGACCTTGGTTGTCCATAGTAGTAAATATTGCATCGATGCTTAAAAATAACTTTGTG GTTACTATCAATACATGCTCTTTCATTCTTCAGAACAACTCTGTG CCCCAGCATCAAAGAGCAACCGCAAATGGCTTAGCCACCACTTTAATGTCCTTCTTCAAGGCATTTGCTCCAGCAGGAGCAGGCATTct GTGA
- the LOC4349713 gene encoding L-aminoadipate-semialdehyde dehydrogenase-phosphopantetheinyl transferase: MVEEEEKQSSVGRWRCRWLVDVGRWRPSPAEFQAAAALLPPHDRPAIHRFVREDDRKRALVSRLLQYSLVHHALGIPFHQIRINRTLEGKPYLNKNANFPGFNFNTSHQGEYVGIASEPLCLVGLDIVCISKPQRETALEFINNFTSYLTDHEWNCIVTAGSHDGMLTEFYRYWCLKEAFVKATGAGVGFGLQRLEFHHMNWTNISLRIDGEEDRKWRFWLFKIDEKHLASIAKGHPEDAIDSFRRTLSDVVIQEGELHTAIEIPEEAFTLLTVEQLIQLHD; encoded by the exons AtggtggaggaagaagagaagcagAGCAGCGTGGGGAGGTGGCGGTGTAGGTGGCTCGTCGACGTCGGCCGGTGGCGCCCCTCCCCCGCTGAgttccaagccgccgccgccctcctcccgccgcacgACCGCCCCGCCATCCACAG GTTCGTCAGAGAAGATGACAGGAAACGGGCGCTCGTCAGTCGCCTTCTCCAATACTCGCTCGTGCACCATGCTCTTGGAATCCCATTCCACCAAATTCGCATCAACCGCACGCTTGAAGGGAAGCCCTAcctg AATAAAAATGCCAACTTTCCTGGCTTCAACTTCAACACGTCGCATCAGGGGGAGTACGTTGGCATAGCATCTGAGCCTCTCTGCCTCGTTGGCCTGGACATTGTGTGCATCTCCAAGCCTCAACGAGAAACTGCCCTGGAGTTCATCAACAATTTCACTTCCTATCTCACTGATCATGAGTGGAACTGCATTGTTACTGCAGGCAGCCATGATGGTATGCTAACTGAGTTCTACAG GTATTGGTGTCTTAAAGAAGCATTTGTCAAAGCTACAGGTGCTGGCGTTGGATTTGGGTTGCAACGTTTGGAATTCCACCATATGAATTGGACTAATATTTCTCTCCGTATTGATGGAGAAGAGGATAGGAAATGGAGGTTTTGGCTTTTCAAGATTGATGAAAAGCATTTG GCATCCATTGCGAAAGGGCATCCAGAGGATGCTATTGACAGCTTCAGGAGAACATTATCTGATGTGGTTATTCAGGAGGGAGAATTGCATACGGCAATAGAAATTCCAGAAGAAGCTTTCACTCTATTGACAGTGGAACAACTTATACAGTTACATGATTAA
- the LOC4349713 gene encoding L-aminoadipate-semialdehyde dehydrogenase-phosphopantetheinyl transferase isoform X1, with protein MVEEEEKQSSVGRWRCRWLVDVGRWRPSPAEFQAAAALLPPHDRPAIHRFVREDDRKRALVSRLLQYSLVHHALGIPFHQIRINRTLEGKPYLQNKNANFPGFNFNTSHQGEYVGIASEPLCLVGLDIVCISKPQRETALEFINNFTSYLTDHEWNCIVTAGSHDGMLTEFYRYWCLKEAFVKATGAGVGFGLQRLEFHHMNWTNISLRIDGEEDRKWRFWLFKIDEKHLASIAKGHPEDAIDSFRRTLSDVVIQEGELHTAIEIPEEAFTLLTVEQLIQLHD; from the exons AtggtggaggaagaagagaagcagAGCAGCGTGGGGAGGTGGCGGTGTAGGTGGCTCGTCGACGTCGGCCGGTGGCGCCCCTCCCCCGCTGAgttccaagccgccgccgccctcctcccgccgcacgACCGCCCCGCCATCCACAG GTTCGTCAGAGAAGATGACAGGAAACGGGCGCTCGTCAGTCGCCTTCTCCAATACTCGCTCGTGCACCATGCTCTTGGAATCCCATTCCACCAAATTCGCATCAACCGCACGCTTGAAGGGAAGCCCTAcctg CAGAATAAAAATGCCAACTTTCCTGGCTTCAACTTCAACACGTCGCATCAGGGGGAGTACGTTGGCATAGCATCTGAGCCTCTCTGCCTCGTTGGCCTGGACATTGTGTGCATCTCCAAGCCTCAACGAGAAACTGCCCTGGAGTTCATCAACAATTTCACTTCCTATCTCACTGATCATGAGTGGAACTGCATTGTTACTGCAGGCAGCCATGATGGTATGCTAACTGAGTTCTACAG GTATTGGTGTCTTAAAGAAGCATTTGTCAAAGCTACAGGTGCTGGCGTTGGATTTGGGTTGCAACGTTTGGAATTCCACCATATGAATTGGACTAATATTTCTCTCCGTATTGATGGAGAAGAGGATAGGAAATGGAGGTTTTGGCTTTTCAAGATTGATGAAAAGCATTTG GCATCCATTGCGAAAGGGCATCCAGAGGATGCTATTGACAGCTTCAGGAGAACATTATCTGATGTGGTTATTCAGGAGGGAGAATTGCATACGGCAATAGAAATTCCAGAAGAAGCTTTCACTCTATTGACAGTGGAACAACTTATACAGTTACATGATTAA
- the LOC4349714 gene encoding calcium-dependent protein kinase 25, with translation MGQCCTGGGKAVAGDEAEPGTSKAAPPSRGTSSKNGSAKQQPCSPAAKAAATEAAAAASSSKKPAGPIGEVLERPMEEVRTTYSIGKELGRGQFGVTHLCTHKATGEKLACKTIAKRKLANKEDVDDVRREVQIMHHLSGQPNIVDLRGAYEDKHNVHLVMELCAGGELFDRIIARGHYTERAAAALLRAIVGIVHTCHSMGVIHRDLKPENFLLLSKGDDAPLKATDFGLSVFFKEGEVFRDIVGSAYYIAPEVLKRKYGPEADIWSIGVMLYIFLAGVPPFWAESENAIFTAILRGQIDLASEPWPKISSGAKDLVRKMLNINPKERLTAFQVLNHPWIKEDGDAPDVPLDNVVLNRLKQFRAMNQFKKAALRIIAGCLSEEEIKGLKEMFKNIDKDNSGTITLEELKNGLAKQGTKFSDNEIEQLMEAADADGNGIIDYEEFVTATVHMNKMDREEHLYTAFQYFDKDNSGYITKEELEQALKEQGLYDANEIKDVITDADSNNDGRIDYSEFVAMMRKGSGCAEATNPKKKRRDLVL, from the exons ATGGGCCAGTGCTGCACGGGTGGCGGgaaggccgtcgccggcgacgaggcagAGCCGGGGACCTCcaaggcggcgccgccgagccgcgGCACCTCCTCCAAAAATGGGTCCGCCAAGCAGCAgccgtgctcgccggcggccaaggcggcggcgacggaagcggcggcggcggcgtcgtcgtccaaGAAGCCGGCAGGCCCCATCGGCGAGGTGCTGGAGCGGCCGATGGAGGAGGTTCGCACGACGTACTCCATCGGCAAGGAGCTCGGGCGCGGGCAGTTCGGCGTGACCCACCTGTGCACCCACAAGGCCACCGGCGAGAAGCTGGCGTGCAAGACGATCGCGAAGCGGAAGCTGGCGAACAAGGAGGACGTCGACGACGTCCGCCGCGAGGTGCAGATCATGCACCACCTCTCCGGCCAGCCAAACATCGTCGACCTCCGCGGCGCCTACGAGGACAAGCACAACGTCCACCTCGTGATGGAGctctgcgccggcggcgagctcttcGACCGCATCATCGCGCGGGGCCACTACACggagcgcgccgcggcggcgctcctccgCGCCATCGTCGGGATCGTGCACACCTGCCACTCCATGGGGGTGATCCACCGGGACCTCAAGCCGGAGAACTTCCTGCTGCTGAGCAAGGGGGACGACGCGCCGCTCAAGGCCACCGACTTCGGCCTCTCCGTCTTCTTCAAGGAAGGCGAGGTGTTCCGCGACATCGTCGGCAGCGCCTACTACATCGCGCCGGAGGTGCTCAAGAGGAAGTACGGCCCCGAGGCCGACATCTGGAGCATCGGCGTCATGCTCTACATCTTCCTCGCCGGCGTGCCGCCCTTCTGGGCCGAGTCGGAGAACGCCATCTTCACCGCCATCCTTCGCGGACAGATCGACCTCGCCAGTGAGCCATGGCCGAAGATCTCCTCTGGAGCCAAGGACCTCGTCAGGAAGATGCTCAACATCAACCCCAAGGAGAGGCTTACAGCATTCCAAGTGCTCA ATCACCCGTGGATCAAAGAAGATGGGGATGCTCCTGATGTACCACTTGACAATGTTGTTCTCAACAGGCTCAAGCAGTTCAGGGCCATGAACCAGTTCAAGAAAGCTGCACTGAGG ATTATAGCCGGATGCCTGTCAGAGGAGGAGATCAAGGGGCTGAAGGAGATGTTCAAGAACATCGACAAGGACAATAGTGGGACCATTACGCTTGAGGAGCTCAAAAATGGGTTAGCAAAGCAGGGCACCAAGTTTTCAGACAACGAAATTGAGCAACTGATGGAAGCA GCTGATGCTGATGGCAATGGAATTATCGACTATGAGGAGTTCGTCACCGCGACAGTGCACATGAACAAAATGGATCGAGAAGAGCACCTTTACACGGCATTCCAGTACTTTGACAAGGATAATAGTGG GTACATCACAAAGGAAGAGCTCGAGCAAGCCTTGAAGGAACAAGGGTTATACGACGCCAACGAGATCAAGGATGTCATCACAGATGCAGACTCTAATAAT GATGGGCGGATAGATTATTCAGAGTTTGTGGCCATGATGAGGAAAGGATCAGGCTGTGCAGAAGCAACAAACCCAAAGAAGAAGAGGCGAGATCTAGTTCTATAG
- the LOC9272420 gene encoding uncharacterized protein: MPHRARPMTGLLLFTGVNLVLLNTITPVYDFVCFHPYWERRRERRQKEREALQANGSLQTAK, translated from the exons atgcCGCACCGCGCGCGGCCGATGACGGGGCTGCTGCTGTTCACGGGAGTCAACCTGGTGCTCCTCAACACCATCACCCCCGTCTACGACTTCGTCTGCTTCCACCCCTACTGGGAACGCAGG AGAGAACGTCGTCAAAAGGAGCGTGAAGCACTACAAGCCAATGGTTCTCtacaaactgctaaatga